A single window of Parabacteroides sp. FAFU027 DNA harbors:
- a CDS encoding DUF2007 domain-containing protein, which produces MMKQDDIHPVEVFAGTAWEAGLLKSMLEDAGIAVYLVDEIRGTLTPWHVAPGGVGAVKVTVSSEDEVEACKIADAFQENLQNED; this is translated from the coding sequence ATGATGAAACAAGATGATATTCATCCGGTTGAGGTATTCGCCGGGACAGCCTGGGAGGCCGGGTTATTGAAAAGTATGCTGGAAGATGCCGGTATAGCAGTCTATCTGGTGGATGAAATACGGGGGACTCTAACACCCTGGCACGTGGCTCCCGGAGGTGTGGGAGCTGTAAAGGTTACCGTTTCCAGTGAAGATGAAGTGGAAGCCTGTAAAATCGCCGATGCTTTTCAGGA
- the creD gene encoding cell envelope integrity protein CreD: MEGKKTYLKIIVMIFMILIFLIPVALIQNLIKERVQTQQEAISEVSSKWGNEQTIAGPILSIPYYEVITDKSKVTRKIIRFAHYLPDSLYVNGTLSPEMRYRGIYQVVVYNSRLGISGIFNSINLEQLKTPMENILLNDAFLALGISDLRGIEEQITLRWNKQMQGFNSGVGTNDVLASGISTHVRLSADSLRNGSRFNLNIELKGSQSLKFVPVGKITQVKISSKWKTPSFDGAFLPDSRQVNAKGFSAYWKVLHLNRNYPQSWTNDSYKINDSAFGVSLLIPIDYYQKAERAVKYSFVLITLTFLLLFFVELLNGVNVHPFQYLLIGLALCIFYTLLLSISEHLSFNVSYCISGVATIGLITLYSRSISGMKQISLLIMGVLIILYGFIFTVLQLEDYALLMGSIGLFVILAIVMYYSKKINWYDIKII; encoded by the coding sequence ATGGAAGGAAAGAAAACCTATTTGAAGATCATTGTCATGATTTTTATGATTCTGATCTTTTTGATTCCCGTCGCATTGATTCAAAACCTGATTAAAGAGCGGGTACAGACACAACAGGAGGCAATCAGTGAAGTCTCCTCCAAGTGGGGCAATGAACAGACGATTGCCGGCCCCATTCTCTCTATCCCTTATTATGAGGTGATCACGGATAAGTCCAAAGTCACCCGCAAAATTATTCGCTTCGCCCACTATCTCCCTGATTCATTATATGTAAATGGTACGCTATCTCCCGAGATGCGTTACCGCGGAATTTATCAGGTAGTTGTGTACAATTCCAGACTTGGAATAAGTGGGATTTTTAATTCCATCAATCTGGAACAGCTAAAGACTCCGATGGAAAATATTTTGCTCAATGATGCTTTTCTGGCGCTTGGGATTTCTGACCTGCGGGGAATTGAGGAGCAGATTACCCTGCGGTGGAATAAACAGATGCAGGGATTCAATTCAGGCGTTGGTACAAATGATGTTCTTGCATCGGGTATCAGCACGCATGTCCGATTGTCTGCCGACAGTTTGCGAAATGGTAGCCGGTTTAATCTCAATATAGAATTGAAAGGTTCACAGTCGTTGAAGTTTGTACCGGTCGGGAAGATAACTCAGGTAAAGATTTCTTCGAAATGGAAGACTCCGAGTTTTGACGGCGCTTTTCTGCCCGACAGTCGCCAGGTGAATGCCAAAGGTTTTTCAGCTTACTGGAAAGTCCTGCACCTCAATCGCAACTATCCGCAAAGCTGGACAAACGATTCCTATAAGATAAATGACTCCGCCTTTGGTGTAAGTCTGCTTATCCCGATTGACTATTACCAGAAGGCGGAACGTGCCGTCAAGTATTCGTTTGTGTTAATCACCCTGACCTTTTTATTGCTCTTCTTTGTCGAATTGCTCAACGGGGTGAATGTTCATCCGTTCCAATATCTGTTGATTGGATTGGCTCTTTGTATTTTCTATACCTTATTATTGTCAATATCCGAACATTTGAGTTTTAATGTGTCCTACTGTATTTCGGGAGTTGCCACCATTGGTTTGATTACTTTGTACAGCCGTAGCATATCTGGTATGAAGCAGATTTCCCTTTTGATTATGGGTGTACTGATTATCCTGTACGGATTTATCTTCACCGTGCTGCAACTTGAAGATTACGCCCTGTTGATGGGTAGCATCGGGCTCTTTGTTATTTTGGCAATAGTGATGTATTATTCGAAAAAGATTAACTGGTACGATATAAAGATTATATGA
- a CDS encoding DUF2892 domain-containing protein — translation MKKNMGLTDRVIRLIAAVVIVVLQQAAIIEGTLAMVLLVIAAVFVLTSVISWCPLYVPFKISTCKKSENKS, via the coding sequence ATGAAAAAGAATATGGGACTGACAGACCGCGTAATCCGACTGATTGCCGCTGTCGTAATCGTTGTTTTGCAGCAAGCTGCAATCATAGAAGGAACATTAGCTATGGTATTACTGGTCATTGCAGCTGTGTTTGTTTTAACCAGTGTAATCAGTTGGTGTCCGCTGTATGTACCTTTCAAAATCTCTACCTGCAAGAAGTCTGAGAATAAGTCATAA